GAGGCCAGCCTGCTCGACGAGGTCGGTCTCCGGCTGGCATTGACCGACCTTCTCCAGGTGCCGGTCGACGTGATCGCGGCCGACGCGCTTCGTGAGCCGCTGCGCTCGCGCATGCTCTCCGAGGCGGTGGCCGTGTGAGCGACGGCGCTGCCAGGGCGCGTGACGCTGCTGTCCGCGTCGTCACGGTCTGTGAGGTGCTCGCGGGGCTTGCTCCGCCTGACGTCGAGACCTTCGTGGGGGACGTGCGCACCCAATGGGCCGTGGAGATGGGGCTGATCCGGATCGGCGAAGCCATCAACCGGATCCCGGCCGACATCCTGGAGCGTTTCCCCGACCAGCCGTGGCGACTGATGATCGCGATGCGCAACTTCGCCGCGCACCAGTACGACGATCTCGACCCGCATCGCGTGTGGCGGACGCTCACCTCCGATGTGCCGGCCCTATGTACCTACCTCGTCGACATCGTGTTGCCCGGGCTCGATGGCACCAGCTCTTGATGCATATCGCATTACAAGACGTCATCCCGCATGCTTGACGCATGTGGCCCTGCTCACTAGAGTCGGCGACGACGGCATCGCCTCTCGTCCGGGAGTCGATTACAGCCCTGACGCACTGTGCGCCGGGTGTGCGGCCGACAGCCACCCGAGATCTCCTGCCAGTGCTTCGCGAGGCGAGATCGCTCTTTGTCGAGGAGAGCGGGAACTGGAGGTCAGATGCGCGTGGACACCATCGTCGCGAACGGGCGGATCGTCAGCCCGAGCGGTGTGGTCGACGCCGCGGTCGCCGTGCAGGACGGCCGCATCGTCGCCATCGCCGACGAGAGCGTGCTCCCGGAGGCCGCGGAGCGGATCGACGCCGCGGGACGCTACGTCCTGCCCGGCATCGTGGACCCGCACGTCCACCTGGGCGGCGGCCGGCCGCTGTCGGAGATCTTCGCCTCCGAGACCGCCTGCGCGGCGGTCGGGGGCGTCACGACCGTGCTGCAGTACCGCCGGTCCCCGTCGACCTTCTTCGACACCTTCCCGGCCGAGCTCGAGACCGCGAAGACCCGGATGCTGGTCGACACCCAGTTCCACTTCATCATCTCCACGATGGAGCAGGTGGAGGAGATCCCCCGCTACGCCGAGGAGTTCGGTGTCACGAGCTTCAAGTTCTACATGGGCGGCTACGAGCCCGGTAACCCCATCGGCCTGGTGTCGGTCAACGACGCGGTGCTGTACGCGGCCATGGAGAAGATCCGCGAGCTCGGGCCGTACGGCTGGTGCATGGTGCACTGCGAGGACGACTCGCTGGTCTGCCACCTGACCGCCAAGGTCAAGGAGGCCGGCGGGGACGATCTCGCGGCCTACAGCGCGTCGCGGCCCGACTTCGTCGAGGAGCAGGACCTGCTCCGGGCGATCTGGCTCGCCGACCTGCAGGAGTGCCCGCTCTACGTCCCGCACACCACCGTCGGCATGGCGGTCGACGCGGCTGCCGAGTCGCGCCGCAAGGGCCGCACCGTCGTCCTCGAGACCTGCCCCCACTACCTCGCCCTGACCGCCGACGACGCCCGCCTGGCCGGCTCCGGCGTCGGCAAGGTCGCGCCGGCGCTGCGCAACGCGGAGCACCAGGCCGAGCTGTGGCGCGGCCTGCGCGAGGGCTGGATCTCGACGATCGGCTCCGACCACGTGCCGATCCCCAAGTCCGGCAAGGGCATCTGGGAGGAGGCGCCCGGCTTCGCCGGTCTCGCCACGATGCTGCCCGTCGTCCTCACCGAAGGCGTGCTCAAGGGCCGGATCGCGATCGAGAAGGTCGCGGAGACCATGGCCTACAACCCGGCCCGGCTGTTCGGCCTCGCGCCGACGAAGGGCTCGATCCAGGTCGGCGCCGATGCCGACCTCGTCATCGTCGACATGGAGACCGAGCGGGTCGTCGGTCCCGAGGTCACCCAGAGCGAGTTCGTCAGCGCCTTCGAGGGCGTCCCGCTGCGCGGCTGGCCGACGCTGACCATGCGTCGCGGCGACGTGATCTACCGCGACGGCGAGGTGCTGGCCCAGCCGGGCAGCGGCCAGGTCGTCGTGAAGCCCGAACCCGACA
This region of Nocardioides sp. L-11A genomic DNA includes:
- a CDS encoding DUF86 domain-containing protein encodes the protein MSDGAARARDAAVRVVTVCEVLAGLAPPDVETFVGDVRTQWAVEMGLIRIGEAINRIPADILERFPDQPWRLMIAMRNFAAHQYDDLDPHRVWRTLTSDVPALCTYLVDIVLPGLDGTSS
- a CDS encoding amidohydrolase family protein, whose amino-acid sequence is MDTIVANGRIVSPSGVVDAAVAVQDGRIVAIADESVLPEAAERIDAAGRYVLPGIVDPHVHLGGGRPLSEIFASETACAAVGGVTTVLQYRRSPSTFFDTFPAELETAKTRMLVDTQFHFIISTMEQVEEIPRYAEEFGVTSFKFYMGGYEPGNPIGLVSVNDAVLYAAMEKIRELGPYGWCMVHCEDDSLVCHLTAKVKEAGGDDLAAYSASRPDFVEEQDLLRAIWLADLQECPLYVPHTTVGMAVDAAAESRRKGRTVVLETCPHYLALTADDARLAGSGVGKVAPALRNAEHQAELWRGLREGWISTIGSDHVPIPKSGKGIWEEAPGFAGLATMLPVVLTEGVLKGRIAIEKVAETMAYNPARLFGLAPTKGSIQVGADADLVIVDMETERVVGPEVTQSEFVSAFEGVPLRGWPTLTMRRGDVIYRDGEVLAQPGSGQVVVKPEPDKDKERNWHAA